One Phaseolus vulgaris cultivar G19833 chromosome 2, P. vulgaris v2.0, whole genome shotgun sequence DNA window includes the following coding sequences:
- the LOC137812653 gene encoding uncharacterized protein, whose amino-acid sequence MDIQEESSSTVGPLTTSLRNMSSSSSAFFSANQSPFFSPRSSSCQLSESLQPDAPSDRINLDVAASSTNSGIPEPKSLMNVGFTFSEVDASPAGRNAGDLQNLDRISSSVGISSCTVSGHFHPYDDSYSGPKDKRSKKARNKRISATPGSRSLSSYRLKSCDVYIGLHGRKPPLIRFANWLRVELEIQGISCFVSDRAGYRNSCKLSIAEKAMDVASFGIVIITRKSFKNPYTIEELQFFSSKKNLVPIYFDLSPADCLVRDIIEKRGELWEKHGGELWLLYGGLEQEWKDAVHGLSRVEERKLEAQDGNWRDCILRAVTLLAMKLGRRSAAEHLTKWREKVKEEELPFTRNENFIGRKKELSQLEFMLFGDVTGDSRQDYIDLKARPKRRNLTICRSKSNVLEERHVGNGSREEKTPVLWKESEKEIEMQSIDFSRRHYRSRLKRGGKYTRRKKGMRILYGKGIACISGDSGIGKTELILEFAYRFHQKYKMVLWIGGESRYIRQNYLNIRSFLEVDASVENSLEKTMIKGFEEQEEAAVSGIRKELIRNIPYLVIIDNLASEKDWWDHKLVMDLLPRFGGETHVIISTCLPRVMNLEPLKLSYLSGVEAMSLMLGSGKEYPVAEVDALRTIEEKLGRLTLGLAIVSGILSELPITPSRLLDTINRMPLKDMSWSGKKAHSFRQNTFLLQLLEVCFSIFDRADGARSLATRMVLVSGWFAPCAISVSLLALAAQKIPEKQKGTCFWRRLLQSLTCGFTSSHTKKSELEAYSLLLRFNIARSSTKQGHIHFNEMIKLYARKREVNGSAQAMVQAVINQGSISESIEHLWAACFLVFAFGHNPAVVELEVSELLYLVKKVVLPLAIHTFITYSRCTAALELLHLCTNALEAADQALVTPVDKWFDKSLCWRSIQTNAQLNPCLWQELALCRATVLETRGKLMLRGAQFDTGDDLIRKAVFIRTSICGEDHPDTISARETLSKLTRLIANVQIRASA is encoded by the coding sequence ATGGACATCCAAGAAGAGAGCTCCTCCACAGTAGGACCCTTGACAACAAGTTTAAGGAACATGTCATCCTCATCTTCAGCTTTTTTTTCAGCTAATCAGTCACCATTTTTCTCTCCAAGATCATCATCGTGTCAGTTATCAGAGTCTTTGCAACCCGATGCTCCCAGTGACAGAATTAATCTAGATGTTGCTGCCTCCAGTACCAATTCAGGGATTCCGGAACCGAAGTCTCTAATGAATGTTGGATTCACCTTCTCTGAGGTGGATGCATCTCCAGCTGGCCGTAATGCAGGTGATTTACAGAACCTTGACCGCATATCTTCCTCAGTGGGCATCTCTAGTTGCACTGTGTCAGGTCACTTCCATCCCTATGATGATAGTTATTCTGGACCGAAAGATAAGAGAAGTAAAAAAGCCAGAAACAAAAGAATATCAGCAACACCAGGTTCCAGATCACTTTCTTCTTATAGACTAAAGAGTTGTGATGTCTATATAGGATTACATGGTCGTAAACCTCCTCTAATAAGATTTGCTAATTGGCTGCGTGTCGAGTTAGAAATTCAAGGCATAAGTTGTTTTGTATCAGATAGAGCAGGATATAGGAACTCTTGCAAGCTAAGCATTGCAGAGAAAGCTATGGACGTGGCTTCATTTGGGATAGTGATTATAACAAGGAAGTCTTTCAAGAATCCATACACAATTGAGGAACTGCAATTTTTCTCTAGCAAGAAGAACTTGGTCCCtatatattttgatttgagTCCAGCTGATTGTCTCGTGAGGGATATAATTGAGAAGAGGGGTGAGCTGTGGGAAAAACATGGAGGGGAGCTTTGGCTTTTGTATGGAGGGTTGGAGCAGGAGTGGAAAGATGCTGTTCATGGCCTCTCACGTGTTGAAGAGCGGAAGTTGGAAGCTCAGGATGGAAACTGGAGAGATTGCATACTGAGGGCTGTCACGTTGTTAGCAATGAAGTTAGGCAGAAGAAGTGCAGCTGAGCATTTAACAAAATGGAGGGAGAAAGTGAAAGAAGAGGAGTTACCTTTCACTCGGAATGAGAACTTCATTGGTAGGAAGAAAGAGCTTTCTCAACTGGAGTTTATGCTTTTTGGGGATGTTACTGGAGATTCAAGGCAAGACTATATTGATCTTAAGGCCAGACCCAAAAGAAGGAATTTGACCATTTGTCGCAGCAAGAGTAATGTGCTAGAGGAAAGGCATGTGGGAAATGGAAGCAGGGAGGAAAAAACACCAGTTCTATGGAAGGAGTCAGAGAAAGAGATTGAAATGCAAAGCATTGACTTTTCTCGAAGGCACTACCGGTCAAGGCTGAAACGAGGAGGAAAGTATACTAGGAGGAAAAAAGGAATGAGGATATTATATGGGAAAGGGATTGCCTGCATATCAGGAGATTCAGGAATTGGTAAAACAGAACTTATTCTTGAGTTTGCTTACAGGTTTCACCAGAAATACAAGATGGTGTTGTGGATAGGAGGGGAGAGCAGGTATATTAGGCAAAACTATCTTAACATCAGGTCCTTTTTAGAAGTTGATGCGAGTGTTGAGAATAGTTTGGAGAAAACTATGATAAAAGGATTTGAAGAGCAGGAAGAAGCAGCTGTTTCTGGAATTCGCAAAGAGCTAATAAGAAACATTCCATATCTTGTGATTATTGATAACTTAGCAAGCGAAAAGGATTGGTGGGATCACAAACTTGTGATGGATCTTCTCCCTCGTTTTGGTGGAGAGACCCATGTAATTATATCAACGTGCCTTCCTCGTGTCATGAACTTGGAACCTCTGAAGCTTTCATACTTGTCTGGAGTTGAGGCCATGTCTCTAATGCTAGGAAGTGGCAAGGAGTATCCAGTTGCCGAGGTTGATGCTCTTAGAACCATTGAGGAGAAGCTTGGAAGGTTGACTTTGGGCCTTGCCATTGTCAGTGGAATTTTGTCTGAGTTACCTATAACCCCAAGCAGGCTCTTAGATACCATAAACAGAATGCCCTTGAAGGACATGTCTTGGAGTGGTAAAAAAGCTCACTCATTCAGGCAGAACACTTTCCTCCTGCAACTCCTTGAAGTTTGTTTCTCAATATTTGATCGTGCAGACGGTGCAAGGAGCTTGGCAACCAGAATGGTACTGGTAAGCGGATGGTTTGCACCTTGTGCAATTTCAGTTTCCTTATTGGCACTTGCTGCTCAGAAGATACCAGAAAAGCAAAAGGGCACTTGTTTCTGGAGAAGATTACTGCAATCCTTGACATGTGGGTTCACATCCTCACACACCAAAAAATCAGAATTGGAAGCATATTCTCTGCTGCTAAGATTCAATATCGCAAGGAGTAGTACAAAGCAAGGACATATACATTTCAATGAAATGATCAAACTATATGCTAGGAAAAGAGAAGTTAACGGATCTGCACAAGCAATGGTTCAGGCTGTTATCAATCAAGGGTCAATATCTGAAAGCATAGAGCATTTATGGGCTGCATGTTTTCTGGTATTTGCATTTGGTCATAATCCTGCGGTTGTTGAACTCGAGGTTTCAGAGCTCTTATATCTTGTTAAAAAAGTGGTTCTGCCTCTTGCAATTCACACTTTCATTACCTACTCTAGATGCACTGCTGCTCTAGAGCTTCTGCACCTTTGCACCAATGCCTTGGAAGCTGCAGACCAAGCATTAGTCACCCCGGTTGATAAGTGGTTTGACAAATCACTATGCTGGAGGTCCATTCAAACCAATGCCCAGTTGAATCCTTGTCTTTGGCAAGAGTTGGCTTTGTGTAGAGCCACTGTGCTTGAGACCAGGGGCAAGCTAATGCTAAGAGGTGCACAATTTGACACAGGGGATGATCTAATCAGGAAGGCTGTTTTCATCAGGACTTCAATTTGCGGTGAAGATCATCCAGATACCATATCTGCTCGTGAAACATTAAGCAAACTCACTAGACTAATTGCAAATGTCCAAATTCGTGCTTCTGCATAA